A genomic segment from Luteolibacter ambystomatis encodes:
- a CDS encoding sugar phosphate isomerase/epimerase family protein — protein MKLHNAMWPGLVGKEPGTDHPPISLDHMLELTAASSVNGRRFDGIDLFLFHPHIDPDASEAELRAMADKIASRNLSVGSLVAPVWPGTVGGCAFGTDEDRKNFVLAVEKACRIAKILNEHGVRKSGIIRIDSAGGPEAFLQDTVGNTKKLAETFREAGKVAEQHGERLAAEGEICWGGMHSWKAMVNTLEATNLPGIVGFQADLAHTYLYLLGYNAPEAALLAADYTEEEFWNAYAQMTDVLRPWTIDFHVAQNDGSVHGTGSHDKTGRHCPADDPNGKLDIARASTYWLKGAADRGIQHICWDGCMFPNATLENPSTWDTILATMIQVDEAL, from the coding sequence ATGAAACTTCACAATGCGATGTGGCCCGGCCTGGTTGGCAAAGAACCCGGCACCGATCACCCACCGATCTCCCTCGATCACATGCTCGAGCTGACCGCGGCATCCTCCGTGAACGGCCGCAGGTTCGATGGCATCGACCTCTTCCTCTTCCACCCGCACATCGATCCGGATGCATCCGAGGCCGAACTGCGTGCGATGGCGGACAAGATCGCTTCCCGCAATCTTTCCGTCGGCTCGCTGGTGGCTCCCGTCTGGCCCGGCACGGTTGGCGGCTGCGCCTTCGGCACCGATGAGGATCGCAAGAACTTCGTGCTGGCAGTCGAAAAGGCCTGCCGTATCGCGAAGATCCTCAACGAGCACGGTGTCCGCAAATCCGGCATCATCCGCATCGACTCCGCGGGTGGTCCGGAGGCTTTCCTTCAGGACACCGTCGGCAATACCAAGAAGCTCGCTGAAACTTTCCGCGAAGCTGGCAAGGTCGCCGAACAGCACGGCGAGCGCCTCGCCGCCGAAGGTGAGATCTGCTGGGGCGGCATGCACTCGTGGAAGGCGATGGTAAACACGTTGGAAGCGACCAACCTGCCCGGCATCGTCGGCTTCCAGGCGGACCTCGCCCACACCTATCTCTATCTCCTCGGCTACAATGCCCCGGAGGCAGCCTTGCTCGCCGCCGACTACACCGAGGAGGAATTCTGGAACGCCTACGCCCAGATGACCGACGTGCTGCGCCCGTGGACGATCGACTTCCACGTCGCCCAGAACGACGGCTCCGTACACGGCACCGGTTCCCACGACAAGACCGGCCGCCACTGCCCGGCGGATGATCCGAACGGCAAGCTCGATATCGCCCGCGCCTCCACCTACTGGCTCAAGGGCGCGGCCGACCGCGGCATCCAGCACATCTGTTGGGATGGCTGCATGTTCCCGAATGCCACCCTCGAAAACCCATCCACCTGGGACACCATCCTCGCCACCATGATCCAGGTGGACGAAGCCCTCTAA
- a CDS encoding MGDG synthase family glycosyltransferase, producing the protein MPPRILIITAAFGEGHNSAARNLGLALDAQGAVTRVADPCKLGAPFSTDLLARGYRFVTTYSPRLWARIYRSTDRQDFRRQRLPLMRKPENHLAKLVEEFQADAVVATYPLYPYFLERIFSKSGKKVPVFTVVTDSIEINAAWLKAPTDYWLVTDPATREAMIRSGLDATRIIDTGFPVNPAFSELEPVECNDSCEAFRILYFPTAKLPYVRRISRALLDISPKVKLTIVLGRNVRLLWSRAKEIKDTYKGRVRIIGWTRRVPQLLNTHHLIVGKAGGATVHEAIAARCPMIIHHLVPGQEEGNLRLLESIGGGGLASTPALVGSTTADLLSDGGARWRQMKQALARHGRNAGALHAARFILDTLAGKTKSGS; encoded by the coding sequence ATGCCGCCCCGAATCCTCATCATCACCGCCGCCTTCGGCGAAGGCCACAACAGCGCCGCCCGCAATCTGGGGCTGGCCTTGGATGCCCAAGGGGCGGTCACCCGCGTGGCGGACCCGTGCAAGCTGGGCGCTCCTTTCTCCACCGATCTGCTGGCCCGCGGCTACCGCTTTGTGACGACCTACAGCCCCCGGCTGTGGGCGCGGATCTACCGATCCACCGACCGCCAGGACTTCCGCCGCCAGCGGCTGCCGCTGATGCGCAAGCCGGAGAACCACCTTGCCAAGCTGGTGGAGGAATTCCAAGCCGATGCCGTGGTGGCCACGTATCCGCTTTATCCTTATTTCCTTGAGCGCATTTTCTCCAAGAGCGGGAAGAAGGTGCCGGTCTTTACGGTGGTGACGGATTCCATCGAGATCAACGCGGCCTGGCTGAAAGCGCCCACCGACTACTGGTTGGTGACTGATCCGGCGACACGGGAGGCGATGATCCGCAGCGGCTTGGATGCCACCCGCATCATCGACACCGGCTTTCCGGTGAACCCGGCCTTTTCCGAACTGGAGCCGGTGGAATGCAACGACTCCTGCGAGGCCTTCCGCATCCTCTATTTCCCGACCGCGAAGCTGCCTTACGTCCGCCGCATCAGCCGCGCGCTGCTGGACATCTCGCCGAAGGTGAAGCTGACCATCGTGCTGGGTCGCAACGTGCGACTGCTGTGGAGCCGGGCGAAGGAGATCAAGGACACCTACAAGGGCCGGGTGCGGATCATCGGTTGGACCCGGCGCGTGCCGCAGTTGTTGAACACCCATCATCTGATCGTGGGCAAGGCCGGCGGTGCCACCGTTCATGAGGCGATCGCCGCGCGTTGTCCGATGATCATCCATCATCTGGTGCCGGGGCAGGAAGAGGGGAATCTCCGTCTTCTCGAATCGATCGGTGGCGGTGGCTTGGCGTCCACGCCTGCTTTGGTGGGTTCGACGACCGCGGACCTCTTGTCGGATGGTGGAGCGCGCTGGCGACAGATGAAGCAGGCGCTGGCCCGTCATGGACGGAATGCGGGAGCGTTGCACGCGGCTCGTTTCATTCTCGATACGCTGGCGGGAAAAACGAAGAGCGGCTCATGA
- a CDS encoding bifunctional rhamnulose-1-phosphate aldolase/short-chain dehydrogenase, translating to MVKPEEYHHVSYKWDDSHAAKLDPVDRLVYRSNLLGSDQRITNTGGGNTSSKVIEKDPLTGKEVEVLWVKGSGGDLRTSKRENFSSLYQDKLLGLQRIYAALPDNGLKTPAEDSMVGMFTHTTFNLNPRASSIDTPLHSFLTGKHVDHMHPNAIIAIAASSRCEELTEEIFGSEMSYVPWMRPGFELGLAMQEIEKKDPSVKAIMMGQHGFISWDDDDKACYIRTLDFIEKAANYIEGKYQANGGDATAFGGAKYQPLPAIERDATLAAILPWLRGKVSVQKRFIGTVQHDEKILRFVNSADAPRLAELGTSCPDHFLRTKIKPLYVAWNPQTEDAARLKALLEAGLDQYRKDYATYYENCKHANSPAMRDPNPTVILIPGIGMIAWGKDKSESRVTAEFYNCAVEVMRGAEAIDEYIALPQQEAFDIEYWLLEEAKLQRMPAEKELARQIHIVIGAGSGIGKETAHRLVKEGAHIVCVDLNHEAAEATAKEITDKYGVGIGVAGSGISGCGPAVGLRANITDRASIREMLDQVALAYGGFDAIEVTAGIFVPSDTTGHIPDEKWALTFNINVTGSYFVADEAYKTWKEQGLRGALVLTTSANAAVAKKGSLAYDTSKAAANHLVRELAMELAPLVRVNGVAPATVVQGSAMFPRDRVIGSLAKYDIPYSDDEETQSLVNKLAQFYADRTLTKAPITPGDQAEAYFLLVTERLSKTTGQIITVDGGLHEAFLR from the coding sequence ATGGTCAAACCAGAAGAATATCATCACGTGAGCTACAAATGGGACGATTCCCATGCCGCGAAGCTCGATCCCGTGGACCGGCTGGTCTATCGTTCGAACCTTCTCGGCAGTGACCAGCGCATCACCAACACGGGCGGCGGCAATACCTCGTCCAAGGTGATCGAGAAGGATCCGCTCACAGGCAAGGAAGTGGAAGTGCTGTGGGTGAAGGGTTCCGGCGGCGACCTGCGCACCAGCAAGCGCGAGAACTTCTCGTCCCTGTATCAGGACAAGCTGCTCGGTCTCCAGCGTATCTACGCCGCGCTCCCGGACAACGGACTGAAGACTCCGGCCGAGGACTCGATGGTCGGCATGTTCACCCACACGACTTTCAATCTCAACCCGCGCGCGTCCTCGATCGACACGCCGCTCCACAGCTTCCTCACCGGCAAGCATGTGGACCACATGCACCCGAATGCGATCATTGCCATCGCCGCGAGCAGCCGCTGCGAGGAGTTGACCGAGGAGATTTTCGGCAGCGAGATGTCTTACGTGCCGTGGATGCGGCCCGGTTTCGAGCTGGGTCTGGCGATGCAGGAAATCGAAAAGAAGGATCCCAGTGTCAAAGCGATCATGATGGGTCAGCACGGCTTCATCTCATGGGATGACGATGACAAGGCCTGCTACATCCGCACGCTCGATTTCATCGAGAAGGCCGCCAACTACATCGAAGGGAAGTATCAGGCGAACGGTGGGGATGCCACGGCCTTCGGAGGTGCGAAATACCAGCCGCTGCCCGCGATCGAACGCGATGCGACTCTCGCCGCGATCCTGCCATGGCTGCGCGGCAAGGTGTCCGTGCAGAAGCGTTTCATCGGCACCGTCCAACACGACGAGAAGATCCTCCGCTTCGTGAACTCCGCCGATGCTCCGCGTCTGGCCGAGCTTGGCACCTCCTGCCCGGACCATTTCCTGCGGACGAAGATCAAGCCGCTCTACGTCGCGTGGAATCCCCAGACGGAAGACGCCGCCAGGCTCAAGGCGCTGCTCGAAGCGGGACTCGACCAATATCGCAAGGACTACGCGACCTACTACGAGAACTGCAAGCATGCCAACTCTCCGGCGATGCGCGATCCGAACCCGACGGTGATCCTCATCCCGGGCATCGGCATGATCGCGTGGGGCAAGGACAAGTCCGAGTCGCGTGTGACCGCGGAGTTCTACAACTGCGCGGTGGAAGTGATGCGCGGTGCCGAGGCGATCGACGAATACATCGCCCTGCCGCAGCAGGAAGCCTTCGACATCGAATACTGGCTGTTGGAGGAAGCGAAGCTCCAGCGCATGCCAGCCGAGAAGGAGCTGGCCCGCCAGATCCACATCGTCATCGGTGCCGGCAGCGGCATCGGCAAGGAAACGGCCCATCGTCTGGTGAAGGAAGGCGCGCACATCGTTTGCGTGGATCTCAACCATGAGGCCGCGGAAGCCACCGCCAAGGAGATCACCGACAAGTATGGCGTGGGTATCGGCGTGGCGGGCAGCGGCATTTCCGGCTGTGGTCCTGCCGTCGGCCTGCGTGCGAACATCACCGACCGCGCCAGCATCCGCGAGATGCTGGATCAGGTGGCCCTGGCCTACGGTGGCTTCGATGCCATCGAAGTGACCGCCGGTATCTTCGTGCCGAGCGACACCACCGGCCACATCCCGGACGAGAAGTGGGCGCTTACGTTCAATATCAACGTCACCGGCAGCTACTTCGTGGCGGATGAGGCTTACAAGACTTGGAAGGAGCAGGGCCTGCGCGGCGCACTCGTCCTGACCACCAGCGCGAATGCCGCGGTGGCGAAAAAAGGCAGCCTCGCCTACGACACCAGCAAGGCGGCGGCGAACCATCTCGTCCGCGAATTGGCCATGGAACTGGCTCCTCTGGTGCGCGTGAACGGCGTGGCTCCGGCCACGGTCGTCCAAGGCTCCGCCATGTTCCCGCGCGACCGCGTGATCGGCAGCCTCGCGAAATACGATATTCCGTATTCCGATGACGAGGAGACGCAATCGTTGGTCAACAAGCTGGCGCAGTTCTATGCGGACCGCACCCTGACCAAGGCCCCGATCACTCCGGGAGACCAGGCCGAAGCTTACTTCCTGCTCGTCACCGAGCGCCTGAGCAAGACCACCGGCCAGATTATCACCGTGGATGGCGGTCTTCACGAAGCCTTCCTGCGCTGA
- a CDS encoding DeoR/GlpR family DNA-binding transcription regulator: MLPVERQNRILKLARTNGTVRTIDLAKDFDVAEETIRRDLDFLSRRGHLKRTHGGAMDNSAPLAELPYSERESRQLDEKTAIAKEAIRLILPGETILIDASSTALQLVSHIPVGLPLRVVSHSIAVMERLSGHESVELVQLGGVYEPRGRRYSGMLTELSLRALRIDRFFFSASGLDPLRGLSEPNSEQARLKRLMIEHATWNCALIDHTKMGGQDDFFFAQLHDVNTVVTDGKARGYAKANFKSVPFDLKFSR, from the coding sequence ATGCTGCCCGTAGAGCGCCAAAATCGCATCCTCAAACTGGCCCGGACCAACGGCACGGTACGCACCATCGATCTGGCCAAGGACTTCGACGTGGCCGAAGAAACGATCCGCCGCGACCTCGACTTCCTGAGCCGCCGGGGACACCTGAAGCGGACGCATGGCGGCGCGATGGATAATTCCGCCCCGCTTGCAGAACTTCCTTATTCTGAAAGAGAAAGCCGCCAACTCGATGAGAAAACCGCCATCGCCAAGGAAGCGATCCGGCTCATTTTACCTGGGGAAACCATTCTCATTGATGCCAGCTCGACCGCCCTGCAACTGGTCTCCCACATCCCCGTCGGCCTGCCGCTGCGGGTGGTGAGCCACTCGATTGCGGTGATGGAACGCCTGTCGGGTCATGAAAGCGTGGAGTTGGTCCAGCTAGGCGGCGTCTACGAGCCCCGGGGTCGCCGCTACAGCGGTATGCTCACGGAGCTTTCTCTCCGCGCCCTGCGGATCGACCGTTTCTTTTTCTCCGCCAGCGGCCTCGACCCGCTCCGCGGACTCAGCGAGCCGAATTCCGAACAGGCCCGCCTGAAACGGTTGATGATCGAGCATGCCACTTGGAACTGCGCCTTGATCGACCACACGAAAATGGGTGGCCAGGATGATTTCTTTTTCGCCCAGCTCCATGACGTCAACACCGTCGTCACCGACGGGAAAGCCCGCGGCTATGCCAAGGCGAACTTCAAGAGCGTGCCTTTCGACCTGAAATTCAGCCGTTGA
- a CDS encoding Gfo/Idh/MocA family protein, which translates to MSKKEIRIGLIGYGFMGRTHSNAYSQLTHFFDTQHVPVRQAVCGRDEEKVKAFAEKWGYASYETDWRELVKREDIDAIDICTPNDSHAEIALECIKHGKMILCEKPLALNGEQGEQMVKAVEASGLPNLVWYNYRFLPAVTLAKNIVDAGELGRVFHYRANFLQDWTISQDLPQGGAGLWRLDAAAAGSGVTGDLLAHCIDTARWINGDIVQVSAMTETFIKERVHTATGEKQAVTIDDACAFLARFENGSLAIFESTRYARGHKALYTFEINGEKKSLAWDLHDLNRLSYFDHGVPGDRRSWGSIHCSDGDHPYAGNWWVPGLCLGYEHSFIHELYEFFRSLDDPSAKKAYPDFRHALGTQYVCDAVLESAKTGQWVDVKKA; encoded by the coding sequence ATGTCCAAAAAGGAAATCCGCATCGGCCTCATCGGCTATGGCTTCATGGGCCGCACCCATTCGAATGCCTACTCGCAGCTCACACACTTCTTCGATACCCAGCATGTTCCCGTCCGCCAGGCCGTCTGCGGTCGCGATGAGGAGAAGGTGAAAGCCTTCGCCGAGAAGTGGGGCTACGCCTCCTATGAAACCGACTGGCGCGAGCTGGTGAAGCGTGAAGACATCGACGCGATCGACATCTGCACGCCGAACGACTCCCACGCCGAAATCGCACTGGAGTGCATCAAGCATGGCAAGATGATCCTCTGCGAAAAGCCTCTCGCCCTCAATGGCGAGCAAGGCGAGCAGATGGTGAAGGCGGTGGAGGCTTCCGGCCTGCCGAACCTTGTCTGGTACAACTACCGCTTCCTTCCGGCCGTCACGCTGGCGAAGAACATCGTCGATGCCGGTGAACTCGGCCGCGTTTTCCACTACCGCGCGAACTTCCTGCAGGACTGGACCATCTCCCAGGATCTGCCGCAGGGCGGTGCCGGGCTGTGGCGTCTCGATGCCGCTGCCGCAGGCTCCGGTGTGACCGGTGACCTGCTCGCCCACTGCATCGACACTGCCCGTTGGATCAACGGTGACATCGTGCAGGTGTCCGCCATGACCGAGACCTTCATCAAGGAACGCGTCCACACCGCCACCGGTGAGAAGCAGGCCGTCACCATCGATGATGCCTGCGCTTTTCTGGCCCGCTTCGAGAACGGTTCGCTGGCGATCTTCGAGTCCACCCGCTACGCCCGTGGTCACAAGGCGCTCTATACCTTCGAGATCAACGGCGAGAAGAAGTCGCTGGCCTGGGATCTCCACGATCTCAACCGCCTCTCTTACTTCGACCACGGTGTTCCGGGCGACCGCCGGAGCTGGGGCAGCATCCACTGCTCGGATGGAGATCATCCCTACGCGGGCAACTGGTGGGTGCCGGGCCTCTGCCTCGGCTACGAACACTCGTTCATCCACGAGCTGTATGAGTTCTTCAGGTCGCTCGATGATCCTTCCGCCAAGAAGGCTTATCCGGACTTCCGCCACGCCCTCGGCACGCAGTATGTCTGCGATGCCGTCCTCGAGTCCGCAAAGACCGGACAGTGGGTGGACGTGAAGAAGGCTTGA
- a CDS encoding cupin domain-containing protein, translating to MRHFTCLLFLCLLPLSVHAEDAGGDHAYSKTITITPLMKTKVDADGKPIVWPEAPAEVSAVRVEIPPGAETGWHKHPVPCFAYVLEGELTVRLESGTTKLLKAGDAFAEAVNVMHNGTNTGKVPVKLVMFAAGQADKPYAEKQATDTKPR from the coding sequence ATGCGCCATTTCACCTGCCTCCTGTTCCTCTGCCTCCTTCCTCTCTCCGTTCATGCGGAGGATGCAGGCGGCGATCATGCCTACTCGAAAACCATCACCATCACGCCTCTGATGAAGACCAAGGTGGATGCGGATGGCAAACCGATTGTCTGGCCGGAAGCGCCTGCCGAAGTCTCCGCGGTGCGCGTGGAGATCCCTCCCGGCGCGGAAACCGGCTGGCACAAGCATCCCGTGCCCTGCTTCGCCTACGTATTGGAAGGAGAACTCACCGTTCGTCTCGAATCCGGCACCACCAAATTGCTCAAAGCAGGCGACGCTTTCGCGGAAGCGGTCAACGTGATGCACAACGGCACCAACACCGGCAAGGTGCCTGTGAAGCTGGTGATGTTCGCCGCCGGCCAGGCGGACAAGCCATATGCGGAGAAGCAGGCGACGGACACCAAGCCGCGCTGA
- a CDS encoding HAD family hydrolase, translating into MTFLFDIGRVLLDFEYERSLEKLLPVDCEDRRGRLERLLERKDDFEAGKIPEDEFIDWSLERLESEATPDEFRSVWRSIFVPNAPMWQVVERLAEEGHRLILFSNINSIHWPWITEAFPRFSRFHGAVLSFEVGAIKADPVIYQHAIEAHGLVPEQTRYIDDLPANIAAGRKAGLRSWQYDLKDHAAFEQWLEAELAEG; encoded by the coding sequence ATGACCTTCCTGTTCGATATTGGCCGGGTGTTGCTCGACTTCGAATACGAGAGATCTTTGGAAAAGTTACTGCCCGTGGATTGCGAAGATCGCCGCGGACGCTTGGAGCGGTTGCTGGAGCGCAAGGATGACTTCGAGGCCGGAAAGATTCCGGAGGATGAGTTCATTGACTGGTCGCTGGAACGACTGGAGTCCGAAGCGACCCCGGATGAGTTCCGCAGCGTGTGGAGAAGCATCTTCGTGCCCAACGCACCGATGTGGCAGGTGGTGGAGCGGCTGGCTGAGGAAGGGCATCGCTTGATCCTGTTCTCAAACATCAACTCGATCCATTGGCCGTGGATCACCGAAGCCTTTCCGCGCTTCTCGCGGTTCCATGGTGCCGTGCTTTCTTTCGAGGTCGGAGCGATCAAGGCCGACCCGGTGATCTATCAGCATGCCATCGAGGCTCACGGATTGGTGCCGGAGCAAACCCGCTACATCGACGACCTGCCGGCGAACATCGCCGCCGGTCGCAAAGCAGGTTTGAGGTCCTGGCAATATGATCTGAAGGACCACGCTGCCTTCGAGCAATGGCTGGAGGCCGAACTGGCCGAGGGCTAG
- a CDS encoding AI-2E family transporter, producing the protein MSGIWAVSLSAFVIGIAWFGREIIVPLALAALLTFLLIPLVDRLQRWIGRVAAVILTMLLILGGTIAAGWSISHQAVDLANRLPDYKENLRAKLQSIQMPSGAGFKRLSDTFEDLKKDLPAGLGAKPDEKAKPATPAAETPLPVKVMDDGKGHSLELIQSLASPVLGPLGTASLVLLLVTFMLLKHEDLRSRFIRLMGQGRISSTTRALDDAGMRIRRYLLMQLVVNLIYGLALCVGLYFIGVPNALLWGALAAGLRFIPYIGPWIAASFPMLLSLAVSPSWLTPALTLGLFIAIELVTNNVLEPWLYGSSTGVSSMALIVAAVFWTWLWGPVGLVLSTPLTVCLVVMGRHIPQLSFLSVLLSEEDALTPAEDFYHRLLRRGEHDESDQIESYLKENSINDLYDAVLIPVMIAAEEDYARGMVDEEQREWVIRALRSIVEDLDHSEPTPSSEGSSQPVCRVYCLPARAERDELVGAMLANALHHEGFDARHAVGRRMAKELVTQFSEDPTDIVFISAVEPTTANHARALCEKIRSSVPDQRIVIGLWGRQGDIEETTEDLKLSGADEVFASIAEAVAFCEGFALQWADDVMEAPRPDNEDERQHSLEQLDLLSPEPMPALDRLTAKLARVFEVPVASVTLVDKHRQFFRANSGLPPSLRETPRDLSVCGHVVYQDELLVVEDLLRDRRFANNLFLKQHGIRFYAGAPIHASDGQPIGSLCLMDTRPRRFSKRERRLLSEHAEELSREIGLLPEED; encoded by the coding sequence TTGTCCGGCATCTGGGCAGTCAGCTTGAGCGCGTTCGTCATCGGTATCGCGTGGTTCGGTCGTGAGATCATCGTGCCACTCGCCTTGGCCGCTTTGCTGACTTTCCTCTTGATTCCACTGGTAGATCGCCTGCAACGCTGGATCGGCCGGGTGGCGGCGGTGATCCTGACGATGCTGCTGATTCTAGGCGGCACCATCGCCGCGGGTTGGTCGATCTCTCACCAAGCCGTGGATCTCGCGAACCGGCTGCCGGACTACAAGGAGAACCTCCGTGCCAAACTGCAATCGATCCAGATGCCCAGCGGTGCCGGCTTCAAACGTCTTTCCGATACCTTCGAGGATCTGAAGAAGGATCTCCCCGCCGGTCTCGGTGCAAAGCCTGATGAGAAAGCCAAACCCGCCACCCCTGCCGCCGAAACGCCGCTGCCGGTGAAGGTGATGGATGACGGCAAAGGGCATTCCCTCGAGCTCATCCAATCGCTTGCCTCCCCCGTGCTTGGCCCGCTCGGCACCGCGTCCCTCGTCCTGCTGCTGGTGACATTCATGCTCTTGAAACATGAGGACCTGCGCTCGCGCTTCATCCGGTTGATGGGCCAGGGCCGCATCAGCTCCACCACCCGGGCTCTCGATGACGCGGGCATGCGCATCCGCCGCTACCTGCTGATGCAGCTGGTGGTGAATCTCATCTATGGCCTCGCCCTGTGCGTCGGCCTCTATTTCATCGGCGTGCCGAATGCCTTGCTGTGGGGTGCGCTGGCGGCAGGGCTGCGGTTTATTCCTTATATTGGTCCGTGGATCGCCGCCTCGTTTCCGATGCTGTTGTCGCTGGCCGTCTCACCATCGTGGCTGACTCCGGCGCTGACACTCGGATTGTTCATCGCCATCGAACTGGTGACGAACAACGTGCTTGAACCATGGCTCTATGGATCAAGCACCGGAGTTTCCTCCATGGCCTTGATCGTGGCAGCGGTGTTCTGGACGTGGCTGTGGGGACCAGTGGGGCTGGTGCTGTCCACTCCCCTCACCGTCTGCCTGGTGGTGATGGGCCGTCACATACCACAGCTATCGTTTCTCAGCGTCCTGCTCAGTGAGGAAGACGCGCTCACACCCGCGGAGGATTTCTACCACCGTCTGCTGCGCCGCGGCGAACACGACGAGAGCGACCAGATCGAATCCTACCTCAAGGAGAACTCCATCAACGATCTCTATGACGCGGTGCTGATCCCCGTGATGATCGCAGCCGAGGAAGACTACGCCCGCGGCATGGTCGATGAGGAACAGCGCGAATGGGTGATCCGTGCTTTGCGATCCATCGTAGAGGATCTGGATCACAGCGAGCCCACGCCATCCTCCGAGGGCTCATCGCAGCCGGTCTGCCGCGTTTACTGCCTGCCCGCCCGCGCCGAGCGTGATGAACTGGTCGGCGCGATGCTGGCCAACGCTCTGCATCACGAGGGCTTCGATGCCCGCCACGCGGTCGGACGCAGGATGGCGAAGGAACTGGTGACCCAGTTCAGCGAAGATCCCACGGACATCGTTTTCATTTCCGCGGTGGAACCCACCACCGCCAACCACGCCCGTGCGCTCTGCGAAAAAATCCGCTCCAGCGTGCCCGATCAGAGGATCGTCATCGGGCTGTGGGGCAGGCAGGGCGACATCGAGGAAACCACCGAGGATCTCAAGCTCTCCGGCGCGGATGAAGTTTTCGCCAGCATCGCCGAGGCCGTGGCCTTCTGCGAAGGCTTCGCCCTGCAATGGGCCGATGATGTGATGGAGGCTCCCCGTCCCGACAATGAGGATGAACGCCAGCACAGCTTGGAACAACTCGACCTTCTTTCCCCGGAGCCAATGCCGGCACTCGACCGCCTTACGGCAAAGCTGGCCCGCGTTTTCGAAGTGCCCGTGGCCAGCGTCACGCTCGTGGACAAGCACCGCCAGTTCTTCCGTGCCAACAGTGGCCTGCCACCCAGCCTTCGCGAGACCCCGCGCGATCTCTCCGTCTGTGGCCACGTGGTCTATCAGGACGAGCTGTTGGTCGTGGAGGATCTTCTGCGTGACAGACGCTTCGCCAACAACCTGTTCCTAAAACAACACGGCATCCGCTTCTATGCCGGGGCACCGATCCATGCCAGTGACGGCCAACCCATCGGCTCGCTCTGCCTGATGGACACCAGGCCGCGCCGTTTTTCCAAACGGGAACGCCGGCTTCTCTCCGAGCACGCGGAAGAACTCTCGCGTGAAATCGGCCTATTGCCGGAGGAGGACTAG